One window of the Bubalus kerabau isolate K-KA32 ecotype Philippines breed swamp buffalo chromosome 9, PCC_UOA_SB_1v2, whole genome shotgun sequence genome contains the following:
- the GPR6 gene encoding G-protein coupled receptor 6, with protein MNASVSSFNDSQVVAVAAEGAAAAATAAGARDTGEWGHPAAAAAAALGGGGAANASLELSSQLPAGPPGLLLSAVNPWDVLLCMSGTVIAGENALVVALIASTPALRTPMFVLVGSLATADLLAGCGLILHFVFQYLVPSETVSLLTVGFLVTSFAASVSSLLAITVDRYLSLYNALTYYSRRTLLGVHLLLAATWTVSLGLGLLPVLGWNCLAERAACSVVHPLTRSHVALLSATFFAVFGIMLHLYVRICQVVWRHAHQIALQQHCLAPPHLAATKKGVGTLAVVLGTFGASWLPFAIYCVVGSREDPDVYTYATLLPATYNSMINPIIYAFRNQEIQRALWLLFCGCFQSKVPFRSRSPSEV; from the coding sequence ATGAACGCGAGCGTATCTTCGTTCAACGACTCCCAGGTGGTGGCAGTGGCGGCCGAGGGTGCGGCGGCAGCAGCCACCGCAGCAGGAGCGCGGGACACCGGTGAATGGGGGCACCCGGCAGCCGCAGCGGCGGCGGCGCTGGGGGGAGGCGGCGCAGCTAATGCGTCGCTGGAGTTGTCTTCGCAGCTGCCAGCGGGGCCGCCGGGGCTGCTGCTCTCGGCAGTGAATCCATGGGACGTACTGCTCTGCATGTCTGGGACGGTGATCGCAGGCGAAAATGCCCTGGTAGTGGCGCTCATCGCGTCTACCCCTGCTCTGCGCACGCCCATGTTCGTGCTGGTGGGCAGCCTGGCCACCGCCGACCTGCTGGCGGGCTGCGGTCTCATTTTGCACTTCGTATTCCAATACTTGGTGCCCTCAGAGACCGTGAGCCTGCTCACTGTGGGCTTCCTTGTGACCTCCTTCGCTGCCTCAGTCAGCAGCCTGCTGGCCATCACGGTGGACCGCTACCTGTCTCTCTATAACGCACTCACCTATTACTCGCGACGGACCCTGTTGGGCGTGCACCTGCTTCTTGCTGCCACCTGGACCGTGTCCTTAGGCCTCGGGCTGCTGCCGGTGCTTGGCTGGAATTGCCTGGCGGAGCGCGCCGCCTGCAGCGTGGTGCACCCGCTGACGCGCAGCCATGTGGCGCTGCTCTCTGCCACCTTCTTTGCGGTCTTCGGCATCATGCTGCACCTGTACGTGCGCATCTGCCAGGTGGTCTGGCGGCACGCACACCAGATCGCGCTGCAGCAGCACTGCCTGGCGCCACCCCACCTTGCTGCCACCAAAAAAGGTGTGGGAACGCTGGCAGTGGTGCTGGGCACTTTCGGTGCCAGCTGGCTGCCCTTTGCCATCTACTGCGTGGTAGGTAGCCGCGAGGACCCAGATGTCTATACCTACGCCACCCTGCTGCCCGCAACCTACAACTCTATGATCAATCCTATCATCTATGCCTTCCGCAACCAGGAGATCCAACGGGCCCTGTGGCTCCTGTTTTGTGGCTGTTTCCAGTCCAAAGTGCCCTTCCGCTCCAGGTCCCCCAGTGAGGTCTGA